One window of the Candidatus Chryseobacterium colombiense genome contains the following:
- a CDS encoding PspC domain-containing protein: protein MNKTLSIGLAGFSFTIEEHAYIKLSDYLNALRSSLDASEADEVMHDIEIRMVEIFRDSLGKREVINDTDVERVIAQIGSPEKIEEQEEAYYSEKNTKKTYSSGTEYTDKKQLFRDPERQKIAGVCAGLAHYVGMDITAMRAIWLGIFILGIFTAAVSSTLVFLLYVILWAVLPKAETAADFLKMKGKPMNFDNLKNESNKLVQFANESTQRVGEIYNENKPYINNAGSGLWNVFRYILGGIFAFMSLSCLIGVFVVFGFMGADSDFPPVSEMNFYFDNDSMKYIIMALITLGSLIPAMIFGLLSIKLISPKTKLRNTGWVIGALFLALISLGTYFGISMARQEMFLKGHKEDTEEVAINTKSDSIYVDVKQVNIPQNFKGYDNDLYSDKISVFKKDWIHVDVTRKADIKTPYLIIKKEAKGYNLPLNVSVPVEVVNNRIILPNFVKYPYEHRFRDYSIDYELVVPLKTIVLPAKHDLISFDGDLNADGINDNDQEKDEDGNIKIEKNKITVNGSSIEYNSDDEDSIIVNGKKVPSNKADKVIDSMKNSIKKMKGGNLDIKVNEGKNEISIQTK from the coding sequence ATGAACAAGACACTCTCAATAGGACTCGCAGGTTTTTCTTTTACCATAGAAGAACACGCATATATAAAGCTTAGCGATTACCTGAATGCACTGAGAAGCTCACTGGATGCTTCAGAAGCTGATGAGGTAATGCATGACATAGAAATCAGAATGGTGGAAATCTTCAGAGATTCTTTAGGAAAACGTGAAGTAATTAATGACACCGATGTAGAAAGAGTAATTGCACAGATCGGATCTCCAGAAAAAATCGAAGAACAGGAGGAAGCTTATTATTCTGAAAAAAATACAAAGAAAACATATTCTTCAGGAACTGAATACACGGATAAAAAACAATTGTTCCGTGATCCTGAAAGACAAAAAATAGCAGGTGTTTGTGCAGGTTTGGCTCATTATGTAGGAATGGATATTACAGCAATGAGAGCGATCTGGTTAGGAATTTTCATCTTGGGAATTTTCACAGCAGCCGTTTCTTCGACCCTTGTTTTCCTACTTTACGTAATCCTTTGGGCGGTATTACCAAAAGCAGAGACAGCAGCAGATTTCCTGAAAATGAAGGGAAAGCCTATGAACTTCGACAATCTTAAGAATGAGTCTAATAAATTGGTACAGTTTGCCAACGAATCTACTCAGAGGGTCGGAGAAATCTATAACGAGAACAAGCCTTATATCAATAACGCAGGAAGCGGACTTTGGAATGTATTCCGTTATATCTTGGGTGGAATCTTCGCATTCATGTCTTTATCTTGCTTAATCGGAGTATTTGTAGTATTCGGCTTCATGGGAGCAGACAGCGATTTCCCTCCTGTAAGCGAAATGAATTTCTATTTTGACAATGACAGTATGAAATACATCATTATGGCATTGATCACATTAGGAAGCTTGATTCCTGCAATGATCTTCGGATTATTGAGTATCAAATTAATTTCTCCTAAAACGAAATTGAGAAACACAGGATGGGTAATCGGAGCATTGTTCCTTGCATTGATCTCTTTAGGTACTTACTTCGGAATTAGCATGGCAAGACAGGAAATGTTCTTAAAAGGTCATAAAGAAGATACTGAAGAAGTTGCCATCAACACAAAATCTGACAGCATTTATGTAGATGTGAAGCAGGTAAATATTCCTCAAAACTTCAAGGGATACGATAATGATCTTTATTCCGATAAAATCTCAGTATTCAAAAAAGACTGGATCCATGTGGATGTAACAAGAAAAGCGGATATCAAAACTCCTTATTTGATCATCAAAAAAGAAGCTAAAGGATATAATCTTCCATTGAATGTAAGTGTTCCGGTAGAGGTTGTCAACAACAGGATAATTCTTCCCAACTTTGTTAAATACCCTTATGAACACAGATTCAGAGATTACAGTATCGATTATGAATTGGTAGTTCCTTTAAAAACAATTGTACTTCCTGCAAAACATGATCTTATCAGTTTCGACGGTGATTTAAACGCAGACGGAATCAATGATAATGACCAGGAAAAAGATGAAGATGGAAACATTAAAATTGAAAAGAACAAAATCACAGTAAACGGTTCAAGCATTGAATACAATTCTGATGACGAAGACAGCATTATTGTAAACGGTAAAAAAGTACCGAGCAACAAAGCCGATAAAGTAATTGATTCTATGAAAAACAGTATCAAGAAGATGAAAGGAGGCAATCTGGACATCAAAGTAAACGAAGGTAAAAACGAAATTTCCATACAAACTAAATAA